From a region of the Fischerella sp. JS2 genome:
- a CDS encoding response regulator, which translates to MHMRLPGEGMELAQVYMVDENRQSFQPPLILVVEDNDDNLLLMSYALESFGCRLICQTDSSATVLVAKEYQPDLILLDILLPGINGIDVVRSLKQEPLTHHINVIAVTALASLEDRERILEAGFDDYISKPYMIEDLEDIVSRHLGSQLKHNSALDLC; encoded by the coding sequence ATGCACATGAGATTGCCTGGAGAAGGAATGGAACTGGCACAAGTGTATATGGTTGATGAAAATAGACAAAGCTTCCAACCGCCATTGATACTGGTGGTGGAAGACAATGATGACAACCTATTACTGATGAGCTATGCTCTTGAATCATTTGGCTGTAGGCTTATTTGTCAAACAGACAGTTCTGCAACAGTGCTGGTAGCCAAAGAATATCAGCCAGATTTGATACTACTAGATATTTTGTTACCCGGCATCAATGGTATTGATGTAGTACGCTCCTTAAAACAAGAACCACTGACACATCATATTAATGTTATTGCAGTTACTGCTTTAGCTAGCTTAGAAGATAGAGAGCGTATTCTTGAAGCTGGCTTTGACGATTACATCAGCAAGCCTTACATGATAGAAGATCTAGAAGATATCGTTTCTCGTCATCTTGGTAGCCAATTAAAGCATAATTCAGCTCTTGACTTGTGTTAA
- a CDS encoding DUF2294 domain-containing protein, translating into MAESIPTRGQVERTLAQRIQALYREQLGHQPSKVTSRLSDTNLVIVIENSITPPEQLLAQTGRHELAEQVRSDLDEAIQPQLRELIEHILHVSVVEILSDATLETGRSGIIAILSETPDLRDSASNTKIRKKAS; encoded by the coding sequence ATGGCAGAATCAATTCCCACTCGCGGTCAAGTAGAACGTACATTAGCACAACGTATACAGGCTTTATATCGCGAACAACTAGGACATCAGCCTAGCAAAGTAACATCTCGCCTATCAGATACAAATCTAGTGATTGTAATTGAAAATTCGATTACACCACCAGAACAGTTATTAGCTCAAACAGGTAGACACGAATTAGCTGAACAAGTACGTTCTGATTTAGATGAAGCTATTCAACCCCAATTAAGAGAATTAATTGAGCATATTTTGCATGTATCTGTAGTAGAGATACTAAGTGATGCGACCTTAGAAACTGGGCGTTCAGGGATTATTGCTATCTTATCCGAAACACCTGATCTTCGTGATTCTGCTTCTAATACCAAAATCAGGAAAAAGGCTTCATAA